The following coding sequences lie in one Panicum virgatum strain AP13 chromosome 6N, P.virgatum_v5, whole genome shotgun sequence genomic window:
- the LOC120677839 gene encoding translation initiation factor IF-2-like, which translates to MAMPPRLIPKPPRAVAGGRGHRGGALTAAAAAEIRLGALAAAAAEIRALAPWDRRGPGGGGELHGRTEPEPGAVSRTPGRPRGRAESGGPARPCLLAGAGEPAARGPGPAWRPAAMAARPAGEGGEGSPAGACAEGGREEGRPCLTVAVAAPRGRAHLSRLGRRLGEAPGWPSSWQREKGGRGAGAPRGVGSPECGPRRRRSLEEGSRCRIRRGSREEGGEGGAVAVAEREGRGRKAGGEKRWGGEKNGEGVEKN; encoded by the coding sequence ATGGCCATGCCGCCTCGCCTCATCCCCAAGCCGCCCAGAGCAGTAGCAGGAGGGAGGGGCCACCGGGGAGGtgcgctcaccgccgccgccgccgccgagatccGCCTGGGTGCacttgccgccgctgccgccgagatCCGCGCGCTCGCTCCATGGGACCGCCGAGgtccagggggcggcggcgagctccatgGGCGGACGGAGCCCGAGCCCGGCGCCGTCTCGCGGACTCCTGGGCGGCCGCGAGGAAGAGCAGAGAGCGGCGGTCCCGCGCGCCCTTgcctgctcgccggagcaggggAGCCCGCCGCGCGAGGTCCAGGGCCGGCGTGGAGGCCGGCTGCCAtggccgcgcgccccgccggcgagggaggggaagGAAGCCCCGCGGGGGCGTgcgcggagggagggagggaggaaggccgCCCCTGCCTcaccgtggccgtggccgcccCGCGCGGGCGTGCGCACCTGTCTCGCCTTGGCCGCCGGCTCGGCGAAGCTCCAGGCTGgccgagctcgtggcagagggagaagggagggaggggtGCCGGAGCACCGAGGGGGGTGGGATCGCCGGAgtgcgggccgcggcggcgccggagcctaGAGGAAGGGAGCCGGTGCCGAATCCGGCGAGGTAGCAGGGAGGagggcggagagggaggggcggtggcggtggcggagagggagggaagggggCGGAAGGCCGGCGGGGAGAAGAGATGGGGAGGAGAGAAAAATGGGGAGGGagtggaaaaaaattga